DNA from Candidatus Cloacimonas acidaminovorans str. Evry:
CAAAGAAGTTGAAAAAGAAGGATTTTTCAGAAGAATGCCTTCTATTTCGAGATCATCTTTTGCCTGTTTAATGTTATCAATGATTGACTCTATGGATTTATCGCCGGTATCATATATTTTGATTTTCCCTATTTTATATTTCGGAGCAGTGTAGGTTACGATGTTGCCTTTCAAATCCATTTTATACCAGGAGGGGTTTGTGTGTCCCAAAAATGGTTTATGCTCCCAATCCGTAAGCTGAGCCCAAGCAATTCCGTAATTATCATTTTTCTTAGAACGCAATAAACCACCTGCCTCAAGATTTCTGGGACATAAGCTGAAATTAACTAAAGCTGACTCTTCTTCCCAATTATAGGTAGCTCCAACTTTTACTCCATCAAGAATTTGGGTCTGAATTCCCAGAACCGGTTTTTTGAATTCATAATCCTTGTCCGTTTCATAGCGCGCATAATTGGCATCTACAGAAAGCTCCAAACGGTAATCCGCTATAGCATCCGTAAAAACAAAAGGACGCACTGCCAAACCCAAACGATAATAGGGTGATTGATGTTTGGGATTATCCCAGGTAAAAGCTAAAGAAGTAGAATTATGCGGACGGTATGTTACTCCAGTTCTGAAAGAACCATCTTCAAAACCGCCTTCCTGCCAACGGTAATTCGTTCCTGCATATAAGTTGGGTAAAATATGAGCAGGAAAAAGTTCGGCTCCCAAAGCCAAAGTATGATATTTATTACTATGGTCGCGTTCATAAATATAACTGAGAAAATCAGTATTCAAAAATATCCAATAGTGATTTTGCCATTCTTTTTCATCATTGAGATAAGCTAAACCTATACCCGAAGCAGAACCGGTTCCCAGCAAAGAAGGATTGCTAATAGGAATGAACATATTATCCACGCTGGCAATGGGAAAATCCTGTTTATTTAAGAATACAAAAATACTGTCACTTTTCGTTTGCGCCATCGCTAACGAGCAAAACAGGAATGGTAATAACAGGATTAGAGCTTTAACTATGGACTTCATTGTTTCTCCTTTTTCGTTTATAATACTTTAATTCAGTGTTTAGTTAAACTACAATTATTTTTTTACACTTTCCAAAAAGCTAACAAAAAAGTCAATATATATTTGAGAACCTAACCAAGTCACGAGTCGTCACTGCCTTCAAAAATATCGCTTATGCCACAAATTCCTTTAGTAGTGAGAACTCGTTACAACTTGTTCCAAGCATATTTCAATGCTTTTATTGGAATTATCACTGTCGTCATGAATCATAAGCGCCAAGAAAGTTATCTCCCAGAGAAAAAGTTATCAAGGCGCTAATGACTCCTGACTTTCCTTCCGGGAAGTTACACAGCGATAACTTCTTTCACTTCAGGAATTTCTTCTTTAATAAGTCGTTCAATACCTGCCTTCAAAGTTAAAGTAGCCATAGGGCAACCATTACAAGTTCCTTTAAGCCGAACTTCTATCACATTATCTTCACGGATATTGATAAGTTCAACATCCCCTCCATCCGCTTGAATGGAGGGGCGAACTTTTGCGAGGATACTTTCAATTTTTTCTTTTGCAATCACTTTTTATCCTTATTTAGAGAGGTCTAAGGAGATTTCTTCACCCGACGTAGAGAGCAATTTTAATTGATTTCCATCCAAATAACCAAGTTTTTGAGTAGTTCCATTGGTGTTCATAAACCAGGATTCGCTAACGGGGTCATAGTTGAGTTCAATTTTTTGATTGTTGTCCTTATTTTCAGGTTGAGAAATCACAATTTTGTTTTGACTGATTTCAAACTTATAATTCCCATTGGGACCTTCGGCATACTTGATAATATTTTCACCTTCGTTCATAGTGAGAGGATTGCTACCAGTCCAAAATTCAATGGTATTAAAAACAAAAACATCCAGAAACATTGCTATTTCATAAACCGGACAAATCCAAAAAGCCCAGTTAACAATGCTCTGAACAAACTTATTCCCGACACTACCATTAAAGCGATACACTTTTTTGGTAAGTGACATATTCCCATAGCATCCGAAGACGCTAACAACAATAAATACCGCTAATAAAGCGATAGAGACAAGACGAGTGAATCTTTTCATTTTTGTTCTCCTTTCTTTATTGGGATTCCTTTTTAGCATGGATATTTTTAGTGGTCAGGAAATAGAAAGCGGGGATAATAATTAGCGTCAGAAAAGTGGAAACAATTAAACCACCAATAGATACAATACCCATTGGACGGGTCATTTCGGCTCCCGTACTACCTATACCAATTGCCATAGGAAGCATTCCCACTATGATAGCTAAGGTAGACATTACTATCGGTTTTAATTTCATCTTTCCCGCTTCCATCAACGCATCGTGGACACTATAGCCCTCTCTGCGTTTAATATTTACATAGTCCATTATTAATATAGCGTTATTTACCACAATGCCAACTAACATTATTATAGCCATCATAGAAACGATGTTAAATGTATTACCCGTAATGAGTAAAGAAAGTATCACTCCGATCAAAGCCAGAGGAACCGTTGCCAAAATCAGAGCTGGTTGAGCAAAACTTTCCAGAATAGCCGCCAAGAGCATATAGGTTAAAATCACGGCAAGAATAAAGGTGCGAATCATATCTACTGTAGTTTCGCTCATCATTTTTGCCTGACCTCCCCATTGATAACGATAGCCGGTCGGGAATTTAATTTTATCCAACCGTTCTTCAATTTGGGAAGTTATATCGCTCATAGTGTATCCGCTGGCTACATCACCGGTAAACATAACGGTCTTATAGCGGTCGTAGTGAGTTATTCTATTGATACCGGAAGCAAATTGGACATCTGCCAGCTGAGATACCAAATAGGATTTACCCATCACAACTACACTCAGGTTCTTAATTTTATCGGGAGAATCAACTACTTCATCCTCAAGGGAAATCTTGATATCATATTCATTTCCGGCTTCCCGATATTTGGTAGAAACCAGTCCTTCCACATTGGCGCGTAAAGCTAAAGCCAAATCATAAACCGTAGCTCCTGCAGCGGCAAGTTTATCGCGTTTGGGATAAAGAGTAAGTTCCGACCTGCCATAACGACTGGAGGTATCAAGATTAATTAAACCCGGTATATCCTCAATAGCTATAGTTACTTCATTTTTCAGTTGTTCCAAGCGATCAATATCCTGACCTTCAATCATAAATTGAATACCGGAAGCGCCGCCTCCTCCTCCCATACCTAACATTGAGCCGGTAACTTTAATCTTGGCATTGGGAATATCGGAAAGCTCTTTGGTTAAAATATCTGCTAATTGGTTGGCAGTATATTCACGTTCATTTCTATCTACCAGTTTAATATCGGAAGTAGCTAAATTGGTGCCGGTATCAATAAAGCTGCCTGAACCGAGATTGGTAAGTATGTGGACAACTTCTTTATGTTGGGCTACACGGTTTTGGACAATGTCCATTGTTTTGGCTGTCTCATTCAAATTTGTTCCCTGAGGCATTTCTACAGAAATGGATAGATTGCGTTGGTCCACAGGAGGTATCATTTCCATACCCACAAAGAAAGCAAGCCCACAGCTAATCAGCAAAGCTAAAAGAGTGAAGAGTAATATACTCACGCTGGTTCTCTTGGAACGCAGTGTATATCCTAAGAATTTGGCATAGTAATTACCAAATTTATCAAAGACATTATCAAATTTCCTTCCCCATTTACTAGTTCTTTTCTCTTTCGGAATAATCTTGGAAGCCAGCATCGGAGTTATTGTAAAAGCAGTTAACAGGGAAAATAGAGTTGCCATGGTAACGGTCACGGCAAATTCCTTGAAAAATCTTCCTACCATAGAAGTCATAGTAGCAATCGGTAAAAACACCACTATATTCGTTAAGGTAGAAGCCAGAACGGCTGTTCCGATTTCATTGGTACCAATTTGAGCTGCCACTTTTCGGGTATTTCCCATATCCTTATGCCTGAATATATTTTCCAAAACTACAACAGAATTGGAAACCAGAATTCCTATTGAAGTGGATAGACCCATCATCGTCATAATATTGAAAGTGTACCCGAATATTTGCATAAACACGAAGGTGGAAATTATGCAATAAGGCATTGATATTGCCACAATAAGAGTGGAACGGAAATCGTGTAAAAAGATGAAGAGAATGATTCCGGTAAAGAGAATACCCAAGAGAATATTTTCCAGGGTAGAATTAATCGTATCTTTGGTAAATATGCTATCATCCCGCATAATTTCCAGTTTTACACCTTCAGGAAGTTCCTTATTTAAAATCGGTATTTGTTTGGTGACTTCTTCCGCAATATTAACTACATTTCCATCGGCAGCATTGGTTATAGACAAACGGACTATATTTTCATCTTTAACATTTTTCGGAACATTGAAATAAATTGCTTTTGAACGCACTTCTTCTGTAGCATCTTCAACTCTTGCCAGCTGTGAAAGTTTTTTCACTCCAAAAACAGTCGGTATATCGGTATTTCTGATATCTTCCACATCTTGATATTCCCCTTTCAGGCGGACTGAATACTCCTGAGTTCCTTGGGTAAAATTACCACCCGGCATATCCAAATTTGCTGCAGCAAGAATTGCACTTAACTGAGCTAACGATATCTTGTTTTCAAACACAACCTTATCGGTAAGCCGAACATCAATTTGCCGTTTAGCTCCTCCAATTAAGGAAACTCTTGCTACACCAGGAATTTGTGATAAACGGTCTTTTAGAGTACCATCCGCAAGTTCGTATAAATCCTTCGGTGGCATATTTCCGGAAAGCACCAGGTCCATAATCGGAAAAGCTGTAATATCCATTTTCAGGACTATGGGTCTGTCCGTGCCATCTGGTAAATTACGGATAATGGCATCCACCTTATCCTTCACTTCCTGATTGGCAACATCTATGTTCTTACCCAATTTGAAGGCAACCAGAACTATAGACATATTCTCCATAGAGTAGGATTGCATAAAGTCAATCTGGCTGACCGTGGCAACTGCTTCTTCTATCGGTTCGGTTACCTGAGATTCAATTTCGCGGGGACCGGCTCCTGAATATACGGTCTGAACAACAACATAAGGCAACTTCAAATCCGGCATCAGGTTTATCGGCAAACTGAAGTAAGCGAGCACCCCGAAGACGATAAACACCATTATTGCCATTGTGACCAGAACTGGTCGGTTAATAGACAGATCTGTTAAAAACATAGTTCCTATTCCCTTACTCAATCACGCGCAATTTTGCGCCTTCAGTTAACATATTGATACCTTCAGTGATAAGCAAATCACCCGGATTTAAACCGCTGGTAATTTCAAAAGCCAGTGTATTATCCAATCCCGTGGTAATTTCTCTTTTCACGGCTTTACCATCTTGATTCAGCCAAACATATTTGGTTCCGTTTTCACTAACGATTTGATGACGCTCAACCACAATCAAATTGGGTTTGCTGAAAACTTCTATGGCAATTTCAGCTGTTACTCCGTAGTTAATCTTTTTATTCATCCCCGGAAAACTTACTTCCACTTTAAATGCCTTGGTTGCATTATCCATAGCCAGAGGAATCTCCGTTACTCTTCCGGAAATTGTAGTTTCCAACCAGGTAGCAGTTGCTTTGGTGCCTTTTTTAATCTTGTTTATTTCCGTATCAGGAACCATAACAGTAGCTTTATAACCATTGGTAGAGGCAACTGTAAACAGGTCTTTTCCCGGATAAACCTTCTCGCTTGGGTTTACATATATTGCTGTAATAATACCACTTATCGGAGCACGCACATTGATCATTTTATCGCTGGTTTCCAGATTGGCTTTAGATACCTTATACTGGGTTTCTACATTATCCAAATCCTGCTGGCTGATAGCGCCTTGGGCAAAAAGCCGTTGCATTCGTTCATAAGTCGTTTTGATACTGTTAAATGCCGTTAGTGCTTGTTCATATTGTGCCGAAGGTGTATTTTGGGGAAAACTTACAATAATCTGGTCTTTTGCAACCCGATCCCCTACCTTGGCATTGATTTTGGTAATCACTTCCGAAACCATTGCCTGAACGGTTGTCTCTTCCATTCCGTTTAAAGTAGCATTATAAAGCAGGTTTTGACGGAAGGTTGTGGGCTCTATAATAATTTGGCGAACGGGAACCCCTTCTTCACTGTATATTTGTTCCATACTTTTTCCCTCTTCCTGTTTTTTACCGCAGGCAGAGATAAGTATCAGTATCAGGGCTGTTAGAATAATTAAGTATCTTTTCATAGTTTATCTTCTCCGTTATAGGGTTATACCGATTGATTTTTTAAAGTTTCTATCTGCAGATATAATTTCATAAATTGACTGATAATATTGCAGTTTAATGGTTTGTAAGGTTAATTGAGCGTCAAAGACCTCAAGCTGAATGCCAACCTGGTTTTCATAACGCACTTGGGCAAGCTGTAAACCGCGTTCTGCCAAACGAATGTTTTCAGTTTGCACATTATGATTTTCCCAAGCGTGATAATACTTTTGATAATCTTGCTTGATTTGCAGAGCAATAAGTTCTTCTGTATCCCTTTGTTGCAATTTGGCTTTTTGATAGTCATAGTGGGCATAATTTCTTTTGGCTGTATTGGTTAAGCCGGTAAACAAAGGAATCTGAAAGCCCAAACTGATGCCGTATTTATGCCCGAAATCATCATTCTCAATAGCATATTCATCTGCCGCTGTATAAAGTGAATAATCTGCGCTCAAGGCAACATTGGGCAGGAAATTCACTTTTTCCACCTTATATTGCAGTTCTTTTAGCTGAGTACCCAATTTAATCAGTTCTACTTCATTTCTTTGTTTCAAACCCTGTTCAGTTGCCTCTTCCAGAGAAAGCTCCATTTTTTCCGGCAACACGAATTCACCTTCGGGAACTATATCACTCTCTTCTTCTCCAATCTGTTTACGAAAAGCCGAAACAGCCAAATCGTAATCATTTTTTGCTTTCAAAACCTGGGGCTCCAGTTTGGCTACACCTAATTTGGCTTGTAACAAGTCAAATTCCGAAACCTGACCTTCCTGATTGAACAGTTCCACTCTGCGCAAATGCCTTTTGGCAATATCTAAGCCCTCTTCTTGCACATCCCACAGCTTTTTTGCCAGTAAGCACTGATAAAAGAGTTCAGTGGTTTTCAAAACCACATCCTGTTCTTTTACTTTATAATTCAGTCGCTGAATTTGGCGGTAATAATTTCCCGCTTTAATTCCGCTTCCCAGTTTGCCTCCGGAATAAACAATCTGTTCCATTTTTAACTGTAAAGCAAAAGAACCCGCTTCTGCTGGCGATTCCGGAATCATTGAATTAACTATTTTATTCAGTACACCCGCTAAATATTCTTCATTATCTGTCGCTATATCATCTAAGCCGGCAGATATGTTCATCTTGGCAGGTATGGCTGAATCAGGATAATAGGTCTTACTTAAACCGTAAGCACCCTGTAAATTCAATTGTGGATAAGCAGTGCCACGAACCTGTTTGTATGACTCATCCGCTTTCTTAATTTCTTCCATTGCCATTAACAGTTCCTTGTTATTCTGTTTAGCTTTGGTGATGCTAGTTTCCAGGTCAATGGCAAATACACAGCTTGCTAATAATGTTAGCAGTGTTAATACAATTAATGTCTTTCTCATTTTTTATCCTCGTTTAACAATTCCATAAAGTAGCATCTTAATAATAAAATCACTATCCCGCTCAATCATTGTCAGTAAGCGGGGAACATCTACTATTTTCAAACTCGGTTCACCTATCATAAACCAATCCATAATTATCTCGCAAAGACGGTCTTCCGGAAAGCGCTCATCAATTAAATCCTCCTGTTTTCCAAGCTGGATTATTTCAGAAAGAATTTGCATCATCACTTCCCTGCTTTTAACCCGGAACTGAATCAACTGTTCCTGATAACTTTGCGGTATATTAATTAAACACTCAATCAGGATGGGCATATTTTCGTAAATCAGTTTGATGGGAAAGCTTAAAAATTCCGTCAGCTTCTCTTCAAAACCCATCGTAGCATTGATATGCTGCCTCAACATTTTGAAATACTCTCTTGTTTTGGCTTCCACCGAAGCAATAAAGAGGTCTTCCTTGCTGGGAAAGTAATAATATACCGTTCCCTTAGCTATCTGAGCTGCAGCAGCAATTTCATCCAACGAGGTCTTAGCAAAGCCGAAACGGGTAAATAGCTGGGTAGCTATATCCAATATCAACTTTTTTTTGTTCTGAGCAGCACTCATTCTCCTTCCTTATATTTTATTGTCTTCCTGTAGGTTACAGCTTTGAAACTGAACAACTGACCCATTACGGTCAAACAGTATATATAGTCAAGCCAAAAATTTAATGGCAAGATAGTGAGGTTTTGAGAGAGTTGAGATGCTCTATGCTCTTAGCTCTCTGCCCTCAGCCAAAAGCTCAAAGGGCGACACAATTACAGCGATGGGTGCATAAGCCCCTCCTAAAAAGTGGCTAAAAAATCCTTTGCTCTCTGTAAGTCAGGAGTCGGCATCGCTGAAATAAATTCTGCCCTGTCCTCAAACTTATTTAGCAATGAGGACTCGTGACGCCTGGTTTAACACAGATGATGCCAATTATACCAATTATATTTATAATTGATATATTGTTTTCTGTAAGGACACCGATTTCACGATTTACATCATTTCTTGAATGAAAAAGACCATTGCCATTCCTGTACAAACAGGAATCTAGATCATTTTTAGCAAAATAAGTACATTTTCGATATAATAACTTCTTCCTTAGGGGTATCTCATCATCAACCCATCCTGAAGGTTGGGTTGATGATGAGTTATAAGCAGGGAATAAAATAATCGGTTCTTTAATAATGTAATTAATATTTTACGAGAGGGTTATCCTTCCATCCCGGCTTGCAGAGCTCGCAGGTTTGCCTCTACAATTGCTTCTCCTTTAGGTGCAAAGATAGTTTTAATTGCCTCTTCAATTTCTTCCTTTGTAAAGCCCAGATGTTTAATGGCAGCGCCTAAAACTACTATATTCATACTTCTGCTGGCATTTTGTTCTTTAGCTTTAGTATCTGCATCCAGTAGAACATAGTTGGGTATTTTTTTTATTTCTTTGTAGATTTCCTCTTCCGGCGGATAATTAGGGATATTTTTAAAAGGTGTGGAATTGGTAATAATCCAGCCGTCATCTTTTAGATAGGGCAGATAGCGTAATGCCTCCAGCGGTTCAACGCTTAAAATCATATCGGCAGAGCCAAAGGGTATTAAATCGCTCCAAATAGTTTCATCGGATAGGCGCAAATGGGATTGGACATCTCCCCCACGCTGACTCATTCCATGCACTTCTGCTTGTTTCAAATTCATCCCGCGTTTGATTGCTGTGGTTCCGAGGATAGTAGCAATGGTTAAAATGCCCTGTCCTCCTACTCCGGCAAGTATTATATCCTTTTTCATTCTTGTATCTCCATTTTGTTCTTTTTCTTTAGGGTCTGAATACATTCCCGACGGGCAATAACAACAGAAACGCCATTATAAGCCAGTTCTTCTTTATAAATTTGGATCATTTCGGGATAATTTTTCTTGAGGGGAACAAACACACGGATATGTTCTTTTTCCACTCCCAATCCCAGACAAATATCTTCCAATTTGCCATAACCAGTATAGTTCTGCCCACCTGTCATTGCAGTTGTGGCATTATCCAGAATGATTATCATCACATTTGCTTTATCGTAAATGCAATCCAACAGCCCCGTAATACCTGAATGACAAAAAGTGCTATCACCAATAACGGCAACGGCAGGAAAAAGTCCACTATCGGAAGCTCCTTTTGCCATTGTAATAGAAGCACCCATATCCACGCAAGAATTGATGGAATTATACGGTGGCATAAAGCCCAAAGTATAACAGCCGATATCGCTGAAAACATTGCCTCTTCCATATTCTGCCATCACTTCATTCAGGGACAAAAAAGTATCGGAATGAGGGCAACCAACGCATAAAGCGGGAGGCCTGCCAACTACAATATCGGGAACAGGTCTACCTATTGTATCAGGTAAGGAAAGAGCTTTAGCTACAAGATTAGGATTAAGCTCTCCGGCACGAGGTAGATAGCCATCAAGACGTCCATGAACAGGTTTCAATCCGGGAAAAGCAAGCCCTTTAAGCTGTTCTTCCACGAAGGGCATACCTTCTTCTATAACCAGCAATTCGTCACAGGTCTCATAGAGTTGACGGATTTGTTTTTCGGGCAAAGGATACTGGCATATCTTTAGCACGGGATATGGAATTTCTTCACCGTGATATGCTTCCCGCAGATAGTTATAAGCTAAGCCGGTAGTGATAATACCTAACTTAGTATTTTTCCTTTCTGCCGTATATACATTATACGGGGAATTTTCGGATTCTGCCAGAAAGTCCTTTTGCAGGGAAAGATGATGTTGATACTTTTTCCTGGCAATGGCAGGAAGAAGCATAAATTGAAAAATATCTTCCGGCTTTTTCAATTCCTTTTGCGGTAAAGGATTGCGTCTGGTAACCCCGGAACGGGAATGCGCCAAACGCGTGGTTAAGCGTAATAGTATCGGGATATGATATTTTTCCGAGAGCTCAAAGCCATAAAAAGCCATATCATAACATTCCTGTTGATTGCTTGGCTCCAAAACGGGAATCATCGCAAAATGTCCATAATAACGACTATCCTGTTCATTCTGCGAGCTGTGCATTGAAGGGTCATCCGCAACGGCAATAATTAAACCACCGCTGGCTCCTGTAATAGCCGAATTCATTAAAGGATCGGCTGCCACATTCAACCCTACATGTTTCATCGTTACCATTGCTCTTTTGCCGGAAGCGCTCATTCCCAAAGCTGTTTCCAGTGCGGTCTTTTCATTGGAACTCCAGGTGCGGTGAACATTGTTTTCCTCTGCCTGTTTAGACCTTTGAGCGTATTCAATGATTTCGGTGGAGGGAGTTCCCGGATAGCCGTAAAAACCTGATATTCCGGCATCCAGTGCTCCCTGGGCAAGGGCTTCGTCACCCAACAGCATAAGTTTTGGCATTTTATCTCCTTTTTATTTTATTTATTTTAGAAATTTAGATTTTCCAGACGCCACTGCCAATTCCCCAAAGCGGTTCCTGGAATATTCATTCTTGCCTCATCTCCCAGTCCCAATATATCTTGATAAGGGAAAATAACCTGTTGGCAACTGGAAGAGAGAGCAATATTGCGCATAATGAGATGAATGTTTTCGGCATTCAAATGTGCCTGACAATCGGTAAACTGATGTAGTGCGCAATATTCCCGTAAGTGTTTATAGGACGGAGAATTGGGAGAAAGTGATTCAAACCAGCCACGTAGGGTTTGATTATCGTGAGTTCCGGTATAAAGCCAACGCTCCGGAGGGTATTTTTTCACATCGGGGACGCCTTCTTCAAAGCAGAACTGTAAAACAATCATCCCCGGAAAACCATATTGCTCACGGATACGGCAAACATCATCATTGAGAATACCCAGGTCTTCGGCAATAAAACACTCTATGCTAAACCGTTGTAACAGAGCGGAAAAGAAATCTTCAGGTAAGGCACGCACCCAGGAACCCTTGATAGCGTCTTTAGGCAAAACTGGTTTACCATTAGCGTCCAGCTCGGGCTCTACCTGCCAGAAATTCACATAGCCGATAAAGTGGTCTAAGCGTAAAATATCCAGATAGCCAAGTGCTTGTTTGATTCTCTCCATAAAAAGCCGAAATCCATCCTGTTTCAATACATCCCATCGGTATAAAGGATTTCCCCAGAGCTGACCTTTTTCCGCAAAAGCATCAGGTGGAACTCCGGCAAAGTGTAAACGCCTGCCTTGTTCATCCAAGTCAAAGTATTCTGGGTGAGCCCAAACCTCAGCGCTATCGTAAGCAAGATAAAGAGGCAAATCCCCTATTAAAATTATGCCCAATTCTTGTAAGCGTTCTTTGAACCAGGATAATTGTTCTTCCAGCATTGCTTGAGTAGCGGCACGCAGATTGAAATAAGAACTATTCATCAAACGGACTTTTTGATAGAGCTTTTCACTGTAGTGACGATGTTCTTCGTTCCAGTTATACCAGCAGGTATCGTCATATAACTTGCTTAAGGAAAGAAAGGTTAAGTATGGTTTCAGGAACGGAGCATTTTCTTCAATATAATCGTCAGTCCTATTGGCAAGCATCCAGTTGGCAGTTGCCTGAGCGAGCATTTTATCCTTCAAGGTAGAGACCTGTTCATAGCGAGTAACATTACTGCGGGGAATTTTTACCGCTTCCAGCATCAGCTGATTGATATAGCCCTGTTTATAGAGCAATTCCGGACTGATAAAATAAGGATTTAAAGCAAAAGCGGAAAGCGGATTATAGGGTGAATTGCCATAACCGCAATGATTTATAGGTAATATCTGCCAGTAAGTATACCCCTCTGCTTTCAGATATTCGGCAAAACGGACGGCTTCAGGTCCGAAATCGCCAATCCCGAAATCGGAAGGCAGTGAACTGATATGCAGTAAGATACCTGTTTTGCGCATTAGGCATCCAGAATTTTAAGCAAACAATTGCATAGCAGAATTTGCGGCTCGGCAACGGTTAATTTAAACTGTTGGTCTGTTTCCAGCAAGAGGGCAAAAATTTTCTCCAGCGCATTAATATTATAATAACGGGATAAATCCAGAAATTCTCTTCGCTGATTAGGATGGAAATCTGTAATATACTTGCTTACGATTTCATTATCGGTAATATGAGCTTTTTTCAGGAGTAATATTTTCCAGATATTGAAATAGAAACGCGTAAGCTGAAAAAGGATTTGCAAGGGTTTCCAATCGGCAAAAAGCATCTTTTCCATTGCTTCTATTGCCTGTTTTGCCTGTTTTCTTCCCAGAGCACGATAAAAATCAATCAAAGTCCCGCTGCGTGTAGTTCCCAGGCTTTGCATAATATCTTCCTCGGTAATTGTTGTTCGGTCACGGGTAAGCAAATCCAATTTGGTAAGTTCGTTAGCGGCATTATAATAATCAAGTTCAATGCGGTTGAGAAATTCTTCAATTGCCTTATCGGTCATTTTTTTATTAATATCCTTCAATGCTTTATCCAACCAGGTACGAATAGCGCCTCCGTAAGGTGGTGGGTCACAAGTTATTAATTTAGTTCCTGCCTTAATTTTCTTCCAGTTTTCGTGGCGAGCATCCGCTTTTTCGGTTACAATAGCTAAACTTTGGATTTCCGAAGGCGAAGAAAAATAATCGGCTAAGGTACTCAGTTCTTTGGTTTTAAGTGATTCTGCATTTTTAATGATAATAAGCTTGGCAGCGGAAAAAATGGAATAAGTATCCAGAA
Protein-coding regions in this window:
- a CDS encoding indolepyruvate oxidoreductase subunit beta, translated to MKKDIILAGVGGQGILTIATILGTTAIKRGMNLKQAEVHGMSQRGGDVQSHLRLSDETIWSDLIPFGSADMILSVEPLEALRYLPYLKDDGWIITNSTPFKNIPNYPPEEEIYKEIKKIPNYVLLDADTKAKEQNASRSMNIVVLGAAIKHLGFTKEEIEEAIKTIFAPKGEAIVEANLRALQAGMEG
- the holA gene encoding DNA polymerase III subunit delta, whose protein sequence is METSIFALDFTADKVRLGSSYLLIGTDSYLVDRVLDSIRAKLKKKEKVDTFIIYGDEVKSPELADLLDTYSIFSAAKLIIIKNAESLKTKELSTLADYFSSPSEIQSLAIVTEKADARHENWKKIKAGTKLITCDPPPYGGAIRTWLDKALKDINKKMTDKAIEEFLNRIELDYYNAANELTKLDLLTRDRTTITEEDIMQSLGTTRSGTLIDFYRALGRKQAKQAIEAMEKMLFADWKPLQILFQLTRFYFNIWKILLLKKAHITDNEIVSKYITDFHPNQRREFLDLSRYYNINALEKIFALLLETDQQFKLTVAEPQILLCNCLLKILDA
- a CDS encoding thiamine pyrophosphate-dependent enzyme, which translates into the protein MPKLMLLGDEALAQGALDAGISGFYGYPGTPSTEIIEYAQRSKQAEENNVHRTWSSNEKTALETALGMSASGKRAMVTMKHVGLNVAADPLMNSAITGASGGLIIAVADDPSMHSSQNEQDSRYYGHFAMIPVLEPSNQQECYDMAFYGFELSEKYHIPILLRLTTRLAHSRSGVTRRNPLPQKELKKPEDIFQFMLLPAIARKKYQHHLSLQKDFLAESENSPYNVYTAERKNTKLGIITTGLAYNYLREAYHGEEIPYPVLKICQYPLPEKQIRQLYETCDELLVIEEGMPFVEEQLKGLAFPGLKPVHGRLDGYLPRAGELNPNLVAKALSLPDTIGRPVPDIVVGRPPALCVGCPHSDTFLSLNEVMAEYGRGNVFSDIGCYTLGFMPPYNSINSCVDMGASITMAKGASDSGLFPAVAVIGDSTFCHSGITGLLDCIYDKANVMIIILDNATTAMTGGQNYTGYGKLEDICLGLGVEKEHIRVFVPLKKNYPEMIQIYKEELAYNGVSVVIARRECIQTLKKKNKMEIQE
- the malQ gene encoding 4-alpha-glucanotransferase; this encodes MRKTGILLHISSLPSDFGIGDFGPEAVRFAEYLKAEGYTYWQILPINHCGYGNSPYNPLSAFALNPYFISPELLYKQGYINQLMLEAVKIPRSNVTRYEQVSTLKDKMLAQATANWMLANRTDDYIEENAPFLKPYLTFLSLSKLYDDTCWYNWNEEHRHYSEKLYQKVRLMNSSYFNLRAATQAMLEEQLSWFKERLQELGIILIGDLPLYLAYDSAEVWAHPEYFDLDEQGRRLHFAGVPPDAFAEKGQLWGNPLYRWDVLKQDGFRLFMERIKQALGYLDILRLDHFIGYVNFWQVEPELDANGKPVLPKDAIKGSWVRALPEDFFSALLQRFSIECFIAEDLGILNDDVCRIREQYGFPGMIVLQFCFEEGVPDVKKYPPERWLYTGTHDNQTLRGWFESLSPNSPSYKHLREYCALHQFTDCQAHLNAENIHLIMRNIALSSSCQQVIFPYQDILGLGDEARMNIPGTALGNWQWRLENLNF